A genome region from Triticum aestivum cultivar Chinese Spring chromosome 2B, IWGSC CS RefSeq v2.1, whole genome shotgun sequence includes the following:
- the LOC123046920 gene encoding uncharacterized protein: MATLKAYRRARGLCFTCGERWGREHRCGPTVQLHVVEELLDMMRTDQEEDVATPNATSESAADCCVISKEAIEGAESPTTMRLHGWVQGREVIMLVDSGSSHSFVCASLAEHLKGLQPAKRALKVRVANGGEMRSDQEIPSCQWSTHGVQFQTNLKVLPLGSYNVILGIDWLACHSPMQVHWQEKTMQFEYGGQQVQLQGAKADVTQCQMLSGEELNLLLQRAGVARILQLCTVQTDTVQATEMPVPQSVQQLLNEYEHLFGEPTGVPPQREGDHAIPLVPGARPVNLRPYRYSPAQKDEVERQVAEMLAQGIIQPSSSPFASPVLLVQKKDLT, encoded by the coding sequence ATGGCCACCCTCAAGGCGTATCGCCGTGCGCGCGGCCTCTGTTTCACCTGCGGCGAACGATGGGGTCGGGAGCACCGGTGCGGCCCTACGGTACAACTGCATGTGGTGGAGGAATTACTGGATATGATGCGCACCGATCAAGAAGAAGATGTGGCGACTCCTAACGCAACCAGTGAGTCGGCAGCAGATTGTTGTGTCATTTCCAAGGAGGCAATCGAAGGGGCAGAATCCCCAACAACCATGCGTCTTCATGGCTGGGTGCAAGGGCGTGAGGTGATCATGCTGGTCGACTCGGGTAGCTCGCACAGCTTTGTGTGTGCATCGCTCGCGGAGCATCTCAAGGGATTACAACCGGCCAAACGTGCGCTCAAGGTCCGAGTGGCAAATGGGGGCGAGATGCGCAGTGATCAAGAGATACCAAGCTGTCAATGGAGCACGCATGGAGTTCAGTTCCAGACCAATCTGAAGGTGTTGCCATTGGGAAGCTACAATGTCATCTTGGGCATTGACTGGCTTGCTTGTCACAGTCCTATGCAGGTGCATTGGCAGGAGAAGACCATGCAATTTGAGTATGGAGGGCAACAGGTGCAGCTGCAAGGGGCTAAGGCAGATGTCACGCAGTGCCAGATGCTCTCAGGAGAGGAGCTCAACTTGTTACTCCAGCGAGCAGGAGTGGCACGCATCCTGCAACTATGTACTGTCCAAACTGACACCGTTCAAGCGACTGAGATGCCGGTGCCTCAATCAGTGCAGCAACTGCTTAACGAATATGAGCATCTGTTCGGCGAGCCAACGGGAGTACCACCACAACGAGAGGGTGATCATGCGATTCCTCTGGTACCTGGTGCACGCCCTGTGAACCTTCGTCCTTATCGTTATAGTCCGGCACAGAAAGATGAAGTGGAGCGTCAAGTAGCAGAGATGCTAGCTCAGGGGATTATCCAGCCGAGCTCGAGTCCGTTTGCCTCACCTGTGCTGTTGGTGCAAAAGAAAGACCTCACCTAG